The Henckelia pumila isolate YLH828 chromosome 2, ASM3356847v2, whole genome shotgun sequence genome includes a window with the following:
- the LOC140880065 gene encoding abscisic-aldehyde oxidase-like, whose translation MEATPEGGSLVFTVNGVRFEVPEIDPSTTLLEFLRSRTRFKSVKLGCGEGGCGACVVLLSKYDPMLEQVESFTVSSCLTLLCSINGCSVTTSEGIGNSKDGFHPIHQRFSGFHASQCGFCTPGMCMSLFSALVNAEKKKQPQAPHGFSKLTVSEAEKAITGNLCRCTGYRPIADACKSFAANVDLEDLGINSFWKRGESEEVKVSRLPTYDPKDHICSYSDLKDGYKSLTRLNSKQCSWFSPISINELQDLLHSDLVKDSGKTKLVVGNTGNAYYKETVEYDKYIDLRYIPELSAIRKDNSGIEFGAALSISKVISFLKSENDSNPISDGDLVFMNMANHMEKIATGFIRNSASLGGNLVMAQRKYFPSDIGTLLLAVDSSVIVLTGQKHERITMEEFLYRPPLDTNGILISVHIPFFEPTRVGDSVQTTSKLSFETYRAAPRPLGNALPYLNAAFLADFSQNKSGIVVNKVRLSFGAYGTYHAMRARKVEDYLAGQTLTGLVLDEAIKLVKVAVVSGEGTAHAAYRSSLAVGFLFEFLNSLNTIDSSESCGSFEDSNKSLLGGAAKGNNDRNNGSIQHPELLSSAKQVVESSKDNYPVGEPIKKFGAAIQASGEAVFVDDIPPPPDCLYGAFIYSTKPLARVKGISFNSNKLPTGVAAVISAKDIPSKGENIGTQSMFGAESLFAGEVAMCAGDLIAFVIGDTQKHANLAAKMAIVEYDTEGLDPPILTVEEAVERSSFFDVPPFLYPAKVGDFSKGMAEADHRILTAEIKLGSQYYFYMETQSALAIPDEDNCMVVYSSCQCPEFTHIAIAKCLGIPENNVRVITRRVGGGFGGKALKAMPVATACALAAHTLRRPVKTYLDRKTDMIIAGGRHPIKITYDVGYKSDGKITALHLDILINAGIKADISPVMPNSITGALKKYNWGALSFNFKVCKTNHSSKSAMRAPGEVQGSYIAEAILEHVASSLSMEPDLVRNKNLHTYESLKLFYGDAAGDLVEYTLPSIWDKVATSSRFLARIENIERFNHSNVWRKRGISRVPVVNEVFVRGAPGKVSILWDGSIVVEVGGIDLGQGLWTKVKQVTAYALSSIQCEGTKDLFERIRVVQSDTLSLVQGGFTAGSTTSESSCAAVRLCCDILVERLAPLKKTLQDQMGSVEWDALIVQAHYQSVNLAANSFFVPDLSSVKYLTQGAAVSEVEINILTGETTILRSDIVYDCGQSMNPAVDLGQIEGAFVQGLGFFMLEEYLTNENGLVVADSTWTYKIPTIDTIPKQFNVEVLNTGHNQKRVLSSKASGEPPLLLAASVHCATRAAIKEARKQLKSWGAVEGIDTTFVLDVPATMPTVKRLCGLDTVETYLKYLPSRD comes from the exons ATGGAGGCAACGCCAGAAGGCGGTTCTCTGGTTTTCACTGTCAACGGGGTGAGATTTGAGGTCCCTGAAATCGATCCTTCCACTACTTTGCTCGAGTTTTTGCGCTCAAGAACCCgttttaaaagtgtcaagcttGGCTGCGGTGAAG GTGGTTGTGGAGCCTGTGTTGTTCTTCTGTCGAAATATGATCCAATGCTTGAGCAAGTCGAAAGTTTTACTGTGAGTTCATGTCTTACACTTCTTTGCAGCATAAATGGTTGTTCAGTTACTACAAGTGAAGGCATTGGAAATAGTAAAGATGGTTTCCATCCCATCCATCAAAGATTTTCTGGCTTCCATGCTTCACAATGTGGCTTTTGCACCCCTGGAATGTGCATGTCACTTTTTTCAGCACTTGTCAATGCTGAAAAGAAGAAACAGCCTCAAGCTCCCCATGGGTTTTCTAAGCTGACAGTTTCTGAGGCGGAAAAGGCTATAACAGGAAATCTCTGTCGATGTACCGGATATCGACCCATTGCTGATGCCTGCAAAAGTTTTGCTGCTAATGTAGATTTGGAGGATTTGGGTATCAATTCATTTTGGAAAAGGGGAGAGTCAGAGGAAGTTAAAGTAAGTAGATTACCGACTTATGATCCAAAGGATCATATATGTTCATATTCGGATTTGAAAGATGGATACAAGTCCCTGACGCGTTTGAATTCTAAACAATGTTCTTGGTTTAGTCCGATAAGTATAAATGAGCTTCAAGACTTGTTGCACTCTGATTTGGTTAAAGATTCTGGAAAGACTAAGCTAGTTGTTGGAAATACGGGCAATGCTTATTATAAGGAAACAGTGGAATATGACAAGTACATTGATCTGAGGTATATCCCAGAGCTTTCAGCAATTAGAAAGGATAACTCGGGGATTGAATTTGGAGCAGCTTTGTCAATTTCCAAGGTTATAAGTTTTTTGAAGTCAGAAAATGACAGTAACCCCATCTCAGATGGAGACCTTGTGTTTATGAACATGGCGAATCATATGGAAAAGATTGCCACAGGATTCATTAGGAACTCAGCTAGTTTAGGAGGCAATTTGGTAATGGCACAAAGGAAGTATTTTCCCTCAGATATAGGTACTTTACTTCTCGCAGTGGACTCTAGTGTGATTGTTCTGACAGGTCAAAAACATGAAAGAATTACAATGGAAGAATTCTTGTATAGGCCACCTTTGGACACCAATGGAATTCTTATAAGTGTTCATATTCCCTTTTTTGAACCAACAAGAGTTGGTGATTCAGTTCAAACTACTTCAAAATTGTCTTTTGAAACCTATCGAGCTGCACCACGGCCTCTTGGAAATGCATTGCCCTACTTGAATGCTGCATTTTTGGCTGATTTTTCTCAAAATAAAAGTGGCATTGTTGTAAATAAAGTTCGTTTATCTTTTGGTGCTTATGGAACATACCACGCTATGAGGGCGAGGAAGGTTGAAGATTATCTGGCTGGACAAACACTAACTGGATTAGTTCTCGATGAAGCAATCAAGTTAGTAAAAGTTGCTGTGGTATCTGGAGAGGGCACCGCACATGCTGCTTACAGGTCGAGCCTAGCGGTTGGTTTTCTTTTTGAATTTCTGAATAGCTTAAATACTATTGATTCTTCTGAATCTTGTGGATCATTTGAGGATTCTAACAAATCCCTGCTGGGAGGAGCTGCAAAGGGTAATAATGATCGCAATAATGGTAGTATACAACACCCAGAACTGTTGTCATCTGCAAAACAGGTTGTAGAATCTAGTAAAGATAATTATCCTGTGGGTGAACCGATTAAAAAATTTGGTGCTGCCATCCAAGCTTCTG GTGAGGCCGTGTTTGTGGATGATATTCCACCACCCCCAGATTGCCTGTATGGAGCATTTATTTACAGCACCAAACCATTAGCACGAGTTAAAGGCATCTCTTTCAATTCCAACAAACTACCAACTGGGGTTGCTGCTGTCATCTCTGCCAAAGATATACCAAGCAAAGGTGAGAATATAGGGACTCAATCCATGTTTGGTGCTGAATCTTTGTTTGCCGGGGAAGTTGCTATGTGTGCCGGTGACCTGATTGCTTTCGTG ATTGGAGACACCCAAAAGCATGCGAATCTGGCTGCAAAAATGGCTATTGTTGAGTATGATACCGAAGGGTTGGATCCTCCCATTTTAACTGTTGAAGAGGCTGTTGAAAGATCAAGTTTTTTTGATGTTCCTCCTTTTTTATACCCGGCAAAGGTTGGTGATTTTTCAAAAGGAATGGCTGAAGCTGATCACAGGATCCTCACTGCTGAG ATCAAACTTGGTTCACAATACTACTTTTATATGGAAACTCAATCTGCCTTAGCAATTCCTGATGAAGACAACTGCATGGTGGTTTATTCTTCATGTCAGTGCCCTGAGTTTACACATATCGCAATCGCAAAATGTCTTGGTATACCTGAGAATAATGTCCGTGTTATTACAAGAAGAGTAGGCGGAGGTTTTGGGGGAAAGGCACTAAAAGCAATGCCC GTTGCTACGGCATGCGCACTTGCGGCTCATACATTGCGCCGTCCGGTCAAAACATATCTAGATCGAAAAACAGACATGATTATAGCAGGAGGAAGACATCCTATAAAGATAACATATGATGTAGGATATAAATCAGATGGAAAGATCACAGCTTTGCACCTTGACATACTGATAAATGCAGGGATAAAAGCTGATATAAGCCCTGTAATGCCAAATAGCATAACGGGCGCACTTAAAAAGTATAATTGGGGAGCGTTATCGTTTAATTTTAAAGTGTGCAAGACAAACCACTCTAGCAAATCTGCTATGCGGGCGCCTGGGGAGGTGCAGGGATCTTATATTGCCGAAGCTATCTTAGAGCATGTAGCATCATCTTTGTCAATGGAACCAGATTTAGTCAGGAATAAAAATCTTCATACATATGAAAGCCTCAAGTTATTTTATGGGGACGCAGCTGGGGACTTGGTGGAGTATACTTTACCTTCTATATGGGATAAGGTGGCTACATCATCAAGATTTCTCGCAAGGATTGAGAACATAGAACGGTTTAATCACAGTAATGTATGGCGTAAAAGAGGTATTTCTCGTGTACCGGTTGTGAACGAAGTTTTTGTTAGAGGAGCGCCTGGGAAAGTAAGTATTCTTTGGGATGGATCAATTGTCGTAGAAGTTGGAGGCATAGATCTAGGCCAGGGGCTTTGGACAAAGGTGAAACAAGTAACTGCTTATGCACTTAGTTCCATCCAATGTGAGGGAACCAAAGACTTATTTGAGAGAATACGAGTTGTACAATCCGACACGCTAAGCTTGGTGCAAGGAGGTTTTACGGCTGGTAGCACCACGTCCGAATCGAGCTGTGCAGCGGTTAGACTATGCTGCGATATCCTGGTCGAGAGACTTGCCCCACTTAAGAAAACTTTACAAGACCAAATGGGGTCTGTGGAATGGGATGCCCTCATTGTTCAG GCACATTACCAATCTGTAAACTTAGCAGCAAACTCATTCTTCGTCCCTGATTTGAGTTCTGTAAAATACTTGACTCAGGGTGCAGCTGTAAGTGAG GTAGAGATAAATATCCTGACAGGAGAAACAACTATATTGAGGTCAGATATTGTTTACGATTGTGGCCAGAGCATGAACCCAGCTGTGGATTTGGGACAG ATCGAAGGTGCATTCGTCCAAGGACTTGGATTTTTCATGCTTGAAGAATACCTTACCAATGAAAATGGATTGGTGGTTGCAGACAGCACGTGGACATACAAGATTCCAACAATCGACACTATACCTAAACAGTTCAATGTCGAGGTGCTTAACACCGGACATAACCAAAAACGTGTTCTCTCCTCGAAGG CTTCTGGTGAACCCCCGCTGCTGCTTGCAGCATCAGTTCACTGCGCTACGAGGGCAGCCATTAAAGAAGCTCGAAAACAGCTCAAATCTTGGGGAGCAGTCGAGGGGATTGATACAACTTTCGTGCTAGATGTCCCCGCGACCATGCCTACTGTCAAGAGACTTTGTGGCTTGGATACCGTTGAAACTTACCTCAAGTACTTGCCATCACGTGACTAA